A region from the Melopsittacus undulatus isolate bMelUnd1 chromosome 13, bMelUnd1.mat.Z, whole genome shotgun sequence genome encodes:
- the LOC101872659 gene encoding fibrinogen-like protein 1-like protein, with the protein MAVQCLLLLACVLVLAAPGHSVPAQTLHGFKKPPSNTSTSALKKTSWPKDCSEVSAGSPSSVYIIQPTGLDPIVVYCEMTEPEGGWTVIQRNRQSTEITWAESWSTYKYGFGDVHTEYWLGTEYIHHITKQKVYQVRFVIWDATDNIHFADYNLFSVEDEPHGYRLRLGSYSGSAGDAMTSDNPRKVHNNMKFSTKDRDQDTYRGNCASRYGGGWWYSACYSVRLNVKGGITWGSLCKGNCKASAILIKPALYH; encoded by the exons ATGG CAGTCCAGTGCCTTCTACTCCTTGCTTGCGTGCTGGTCTTGGCTGCCCCAGGCCACTCCGTGCCTGCACAAACCCTACACGGCTTCAAGAAACCTCCCTCCAACACTTCGACCAGTGCTCTGAAGAAAACCA GTTGGCCTAAGGACTGCAGTGAGGTCTCTGCTGGCAGCCCCAGTAGTGTCTACATCATCCAGCCCACAGGACTGGACCCCATCGTGGTGTACTGTGAAATGACTGAGCCAGAAGGGGGCTGGACGGTCATCCAGAGGAACCGGCAGAGCACAGAGATCACCTGGGCTGAGTCCTGGAGCACCTACAAGTACGGCTTTGGGGATGTGCACACCGAGTACTGGCTGGGCACTGAGTACATCCATCACATCACCAAGCAGAAGGTCTACCAGGTCAGATTTGTCATCTGGGATGCCACAGACAACATCCATTTCGCAGACTACAACCTCTTCAGTGTCGAAGATGAGCCCCACGGCTACCGGCTGAGGCTGGGATCCTACTCAGGGTCAGCAGGGGATGCCATGACCTCAGACAATCCCAGGAAGGTGCACAACAACATGAAGTTCTCCACAAAGGATCGGGATCAGGACACTTACAGAGGGAACTGTGCCTCCCGCTATGGGGGTGGGTGGTGGTATTCAGCCTGTTATTCTGTACGGCTGAACGTCAAGGGGGGCATAACG